In Leucobacter sp. CX169, a single genomic region encodes these proteins:
- a CDS encoding FadR/GntR family transcriptional regulator, with protein MQQVRRKSLVDEVVDQIKAEISSGNWAVGGKIPSEHELIDTLGVSRPSVREAVRSLVQLGLLETRQGDGTYVIADDATQVALRRALGTADSLEVIQVRRALDALAAQLAASHRGYRDIAALERHLEGRRRAIADGDVEQFITHDVAFHVGVAEASGNALLAGLYASFDGSLRTSVADNSCLTRNADPDRADLHNALFQAVLAQDPEQATAAALGLLDQQAQSLGDDR; from the coding sequence ATGCAGCAGGTGCGCCGCAAGTCTCTCGTCGACGAGGTCGTCGATCAGATCAAGGCTGAGATCAGCTCCGGCAACTGGGCGGTGGGCGGAAAAATCCCCAGCGAACACGAACTCATCGACACGCTCGGTGTGAGCCGCCCCTCCGTCCGCGAGGCAGTGCGCTCACTCGTCCAGCTCGGCCTGCTCGAGACCCGCCAGGGTGATGGCACCTACGTCATCGCCGACGACGCCACTCAAGTCGCGCTGCGCCGCGCGCTCGGCACCGCCGACAGCCTGGAGGTCATCCAAGTCCGTCGCGCCCTCGACGCGCTGGCTGCCCAGCTCGCGGCCTCACACCGCGGCTACCGTGACATCGCCGCCCTCGAGCGCCACCTCGAGGGTCGACGGCGCGCGATCGCCGATGGCGATGTCGAGCAGTTCATCACGCATGACGTCGCGTTTCACGTCGGCGTCGCGGAGGCTTCCGGCAACGCCTTGCTCGCGGGGCTCTACGCAAGCTTCGACGGCTCGCTGCGCACCTCGGTCGCCGACAACTCGTGCCTCACGCGCAACGCCGACCCCGATCGCGCCGACCTGCATAACGCGCTCTTCCAGGCGGTGCTCGCGCAGGATCCCGAACAGGCCACCGCCGCCGCGCTCGGACTCCTCGACCAGCAGGCGCAGTCGCTCGGCGATGACCGCTAG
- a CDS encoding MFS transporter — MTARSRGTLIAAGIMVLAIGLCVRFPITSVSPILTALGDHFVLGETGLAVLTATPVLLFGLASPIAPVLVRRLGLEGALLLLLVALAIAGLLRPLNTPLLFVGTVIVGAAIALLGILAPQLIRHFLDKRAGLWTGIYTTSFGISAAVGAALTVPLFHALSDQASLTLIAWGIPLAGSAAVGAILLPRLRRASPAATSSARPQAGPISRAPGLFAVTGFFGCQALIYFSLTSWLPTVYTDRGLAPADAGLLLALMSIAGLPASLLAPTLAAKPALRTPLIVGLSVLSAIGLMGVAFGPTALAPLAVSLLGIAQSAAFGIAIGLIIFTAPSVAQTSAFSAFAQGAGYTLAALGPLAMGLLAAAGVPWSLIVGGLIVAVIGEACFGVAASRASQRGAGTATARA; from the coding sequence ATGACCGCTAGGAGTCGCGGGACGCTCATCGCCGCGGGCATCATGGTGCTCGCGATCGGACTGTGCGTCCGCTTCCCCATCACGTCCGTCTCGCCGATCCTCACCGCCCTCGGCGACCACTTCGTCCTCGGCGAGACCGGGCTCGCAGTCCTCACCGCCACCCCGGTGCTGTTGTTCGGCCTCGCCTCCCCCATCGCGCCCGTCCTCGTGCGCCGGCTCGGGCTCGAGGGCGCGCTGCTCCTGCTGCTCGTGGCCCTCGCAATCGCGGGGCTGCTGCGGCCACTCAATACCCCGCTGCTCTTCGTCGGCACCGTGATCGTCGGTGCCGCCATCGCGCTCCTCGGCATCCTTGCCCCGCAGCTCATCCGACACTTCCTCGACAAGCGCGCCGGGCTCTGGACGGGGATCTACACCACCTCCTTTGGCATCAGTGCGGCCGTCGGCGCGGCGCTGACCGTACCGCTGTTTCACGCGTTGAGCGACCAGGCGTCGCTCACCCTCATCGCCTGGGGCATTCCCCTCGCAGGGTCCGCGGCGGTCGGCGCGATCCTGCTGCCGCGCCTGCGCAGGGCGTCCCCGGCGGCCACCAGCTCGGCGCGCCCCCAGGCGGGCCCCATCAGCCGGGCCCCCGGCCTCTTTGCCGTGACTGGGTTCTTCGGCTGCCAGGCCCTCATCTACTTCTCACTCACCTCGTGGCTGCCCACCGTCTATACCGATCGCGGGCTCGCCCCGGCCGACGCCGGCCTCCTCCTCGCGCTCATGAGCATCGCCGGCTTGCCGGCCTCGCTGCTCGCTCCGACGCTTGCCGCGAAGCCGGCGCTGCGCACCCCACTCATCGTCGGGCTCTCGGTCCTATCCGCCATCGGCCTGATGGGGGTCGCCTTCGGCCCGACCGCGCTCGCCCCGCTCGCGGTGAGTCTGCTGGGCATCGCCCAGAGCGCCGCATTTGGCATCGCGATCGGCCTCATCATCTTCACCGCGCCGAGCGTCGCCCAGACATCCGCGTTCTCGGCATTTGCACAGGGGGCGGGCTACACCCTCGCGGCCCTCGGCCCGCTCGCCATGGGGCTGCTTGCCGCCGCCGGCGTCCCCTGGTCACTCATCGTCGGGGGGCTCATCGTCGCCGTGATCGGCGAGGCCTGCTTCGGGGTCGCGGCATCGCGGGCCTCGCAGCGCGGCGCGGGCACAGCGACCGCGCGCGCGTAG
- a CDS encoding serine hydrolase has product MSRQTGAVAAAIVATLALAGCAGSAPGSYDPAPTAAEPNTAWGTSLESAVTGMLDDTGIPGAVFLVTQDGNELWSFTYNSPDQDAIPVAIDQHFGYRSITKSFTVTALLVLVDEGSVSLGDPISKFVEGVPGGDEITLQDLAEMRSGLANYSALPEIGVLINDDPTAPLTDDQLIGPALAVPLAFSPGAQFSYSNTNTILLGMVIEKVTGEPWAEAVMELATEPLGLASVAYPADGKIAEPAATPYQWTDETLEPLPVVSPSMFGAAGGLFGSVTDLASWADELGTGSLLAAQTQQDRLASFRPATGDPNAPEYDEYGMGMGKIGDYVGHTGTGLGFQALAMNNPETGVSVAILLNSTTADSDLPAHLFKLMEPILATQ; this is encoded by the coding sequence ATGAGTCGACAGACGGGTGCGGTCGCCGCCGCCATTGTTGCCACGCTCGCGCTTGCCGGCTGTGCCGGTTCCGCGCCCGGGTCATACGATCCGGCCCCCACTGCCGCAGAACCGAACACGGCGTGGGGAACGTCGCTCGAGTCGGCGGTCACGGGCATGCTCGACGATACCGGGATCCCGGGTGCCGTCTTCCTCGTCACTCAGGACGGTAATGAGCTGTGGTCGTTCACCTACAACAGCCCTGACCAGGACGCGATCCCTGTCGCGATCGACCAGCACTTCGGCTACCGCAGCATCACCAAGTCGTTCACCGTGACGGCGCTGTTGGTGCTGGTCGATGAGGGGAGCGTCTCGCTGGGCGACCCCATCTCGAAGTTCGTGGAGGGCGTGCCGGGCGGTGACGAGATCACGCTGCAAGACCTCGCCGAGATGCGCTCCGGCCTGGCGAACTATTCCGCGCTGCCGGAGATCGGTGTGCTGATCAATGACGACCCGACGGCGCCGCTGACGGACGATCAGCTGATCGGCCCGGCGCTCGCGGTGCCGCTGGCGTTTTCACCGGGCGCCCAGTTCTCATACTCCAACACGAACACGATCCTGCTCGGAATGGTGATCGAGAAGGTGACCGGGGAGCCCTGGGCCGAGGCGGTCATGGAGCTCGCCACCGAGCCGCTCGGACTTGCCAGCGTTGCGTACCCGGCGGACGGCAAGATCGCCGAACCTGCGGCCACCCCCTACCAGTGGACCGACGAGACGCTCGAGCCGCTGCCGGTCGTGTCACCTTCCATGTTCGGCGCGGCCGGCGGGCTGTTCGGCAGCGTCACGGACCTCGCCAGCTGGGCCGACGAGCTCGGCACTGGCTCGCTGCTCGCTGCGCAGACGCAGCAGGACCGGCTCGCCTCGTTCCGCCCCGCGACGGGCGACCCAAACGCCCCCGAGTACGACGAGTACGGCATGGGTATGGGCAAGATCGGGGACTACGTCGGGCACACCGGAACGGGTCTCGGGTTCCAGGCTCTCGCGATGAACAACCCAGAGACCGGCGTCTCGGTCGCGATCCTGTTGAACAGCACGACGGCCGACTCGGACCTGCCCGCGCACCTCTTCAAACTGATGGAGCCGATACTGGCGACGCAGTAG
- a CDS encoding dihydrofolate reductase family protein, with protein MGRIIFDSATTLNGWIADEAHSLDWLFSVEGGDEPAEGLYPSRAAVLVEGSTTYEWVLEHEKLMEFPERWAELYGEKPTFVFSSRELPIPDGADVRVVSGPVAEALPAIRAAAGDGDIWVVGGGELAGQFLDIGALDEIALSIAPVALAAGAPLLPRRLESDRLHLASVRQVGQFARLVYEVRPE; from the coding sequence ATGGGACGAATCATCTTTGACAGTGCGACGACGCTGAACGGCTGGATCGCCGACGAAGCACACTCGCTCGACTGGCTCTTCTCGGTCGAGGGCGGTGACGAGCCCGCGGAGGGGCTATACCCCTCGCGGGCGGCGGTGCTCGTCGAGGGATCGACGACGTACGAGTGGGTGCTCGAGCACGAGAAACTCATGGAGTTCCCCGAGCGCTGGGCCGAACTGTACGGAGAGAAGCCCACATTCGTGTTCTCGAGCCGTGAGCTGCCCATCCCCGATGGGGCCGACGTGCGCGTGGTGTCCGGCCCGGTGGCCGAGGCTCTGCCCGCGATTCGCGCCGCCGCGGGTGACGGCGACATCTGGGTGGTCGGCGGCGGCGAGCTCGCGGGCCAATTCCTCGACATCGGCGCGCTTGACGAGATCGCACTGTCGATTGCGCCGGTCGCGCTCGCCGCCGGGGCGCCGCTGTTGCCGCGCCGGCTTGAGTCCGACCGGCTCCACCTCGCCTCCGTCCGCCAGGTCGGGCAGTTCGCGCGGTTGGTCTACGAGGTGCGACCCGAGTAA
- a CDS encoding alpha/beta fold hydrolase: MRFTETGPPGGPAVLLIHGGGVGGWMWRPTLARLDPSFRVIVPELPGHDLESAGSYRGHADTLHRLIELIEARAPGGLHVAGFSLGAQLAILLAAARPDLVRSVIVVSAQTRPIALPGATLAMLSLAAPLARQPWFARLQARELFVPDELLDEYIELSAHISPETLRSAVGENIRFTLPSGWARFPKPALVLVGGRERRLMRDSAQASAAALPGAVLEVVPECGHGIPLQRPEWFANRLTRWMRGDAAGAGEIGGPNVGGRV; this comes from the coding sequence ATGCGTTTCACTGAGACTGGCCCGCCGGGCGGCCCCGCCGTCCTGCTGATCCATGGCGGGGGCGTCGGTGGCTGGATGTGGCGACCAACTCTCGCGCGGTTGGACCCGTCATTTCGGGTGATCGTGCCCGAACTGCCCGGCCACGACCTCGAATCGGCCGGGTCCTACCGGGGGCACGCGGACACCCTGCACAGGCTCATCGAGCTCATCGAGGCGCGCGCCCCCGGAGGCCTGCACGTCGCAGGATTCTCGCTCGGAGCTCAGCTCGCGATCTTGCTGGCCGCGGCACGGCCGGACCTCGTGCGCAGCGTCATCGTGGTGAGCGCGCAAACCCGGCCCATCGCGCTGCCGGGCGCGACGCTGGCGATGCTGTCGCTTGCGGCGCCCCTCGCGCGACAGCCCTGGTTCGCGCGGCTGCAGGCAAGGGAGCTCTTCGTCCCGGATGAACTCCTCGACGAATACATCGAGCTGTCCGCCCACATCTCACCTGAGACGCTGCGCTCGGCGGTCGGCGAGAACATCCGCTTCACGCTTCCGAGCGGCTGGGCGAGGTTTCCCAAACCGGCGCTCGTGCTCGTGGGCGGGCGCGAGCGGCGACTCATGCGCGACTCGGCCCAGGCGAGCGCCGCCGCGTTGCCCGGCGCAGTCCTCGAGGTCGTACCGGAGTGCGGGCACGGGATTCCCCTCCAGCGCCCCGAATGGTTCGCCAATCGGCTGACGAGGTGGATGCGCGGGGACGCCGCGGGAGCGGGCGAGATCGGCGGCCCGAATGTCGGCGGTCGGGTCTAG
- a CDS encoding response regulator has protein sequence MKILIADDDPQILRALRVTLAAQGYEVLTAVNGAAAINTAIAERPDLFMIDLGMPELDGIDVIYALRGWTRAPILVVSGRTGAADKVEALDAGADDYVTKPFAIDELLARIRALTRRVPNQEPAPLTRIADITIDLAAKSITRETAAGSERIRLTRTEWEVLDILVRNAGKLVTRQRLLTDIWGSEHITDTGYLRLYIAQLRKKIEPDPARPRFLITDPGMGYRFEPDAAAGEHPIP, from the coding sequence GGTCACGCTGGCCGCACAGGGGTACGAGGTACTCACCGCGGTAAACGGTGCCGCCGCGATCAACACGGCGATCGCCGAGCGTCCCGACCTGTTCATGATCGACCTGGGCATGCCAGAGCTCGACGGGATCGACGTGATCTACGCGCTGCGCGGCTGGACGCGGGCGCCGATCCTGGTCGTCTCAGGGCGCACCGGGGCAGCAGACAAGGTCGAGGCGCTCGACGCTGGCGCGGACGACTACGTCACCAAGCCCTTTGCGATCGACGAGCTGCTCGCGCGTATCCGTGCGCTGACCCGGCGCGTGCCGAACCAAGAGCCGGCGCCGCTGACCCGCATCGCCGACATCACAATCGACCTGGCCGCGAAGAGCATCACGCGCGAGACAGCGGCGGGTTCGGAACGTATCCGGCTGACACGGACGGAGTGGGAGGTGCTCGACATCCTCGTGCGCAACGCCGGCAAGCTCGTCACGCGGCAGCGGCTCCTCACCGATATCTGGGGGTCGGAGCACATTACCGACACGGGGTACCTGCGGCTCTACATCGCCCAGCTGCGCAAGAAGATCGAGCCGGATCCTGCCCGGCCGCGGTTCCTCATCACCGACCCAGGCATGGGGTACCGCTTTGAACCGGACGCGGCCGCTGGCGAGCACCCGATACCGTGA